Proteins encoded in a region of the Methanobrevibacter sp. genome:
- a CDS encoding ROK family protein: protein MGDYTVCVDLGGTTSKFSVFTSDEIICQWSSPTPENNIVDMIESEIRNNFSNLNLESTDFKAVVIGVAGIVKDGIVSYAINLNLRDYDLADILESRLGIKVIILNDVNLQAIGESSNYSSLFLVTIGTGIGAALMINGHLVEGYNGWAGEIGHIYLDSKTPEENASAKGLVKTAQNYLKSNNDDSSLRDFETFTAEDIFNQAKSGDAVALKIVREVYFKLGKLLAVICSAFDPEVIIISGGVSKAGDLLLDIIKEGFSEVAFKNTEILLSDLREKAAVFGAMKIVEDGITD, encoded by the coding sequence ATGGGTGATTATACTGTTTGTGTTGATTTGGGAGGAACAACGTCAAAGTTTTCAGTTTTTACATCAGATGAAATAATCTGTCAGTGGTCGTCTCCAACACCAGAAAACAATATAGTCGATATGATTGAAAGCGAAATCAGAAATAATTTTTCAAATTTAAATCTCGAAAGCACTGATTTCAAGGCGGTTGTAATAGGTGTAGCGGGCATTGTAAAGGATGGTATTGTTAGCTATGCCATTAACCTGAATTTGAGAGATTATGATTTGGCAGACATTTTGGAGTCCAGACTTGGCATAAAAGTAATAATCTTAAATGATGTTAATCTACAGGCTATAGGTGAATCTTCAAACTACAGCAGTCTATTTTTAGTAACAATCGGAACTGGAATTGGAGCAGCTTTGATGATTAACGGCCATCTTGTGGAAGGCTATAACGGTTGGGCAGGTGAAATTGGTCATATTTATCTTGATTCAAAAACTCCTGAGGAAAATGCATCTGCTAAAGGTCTTGTAAAAACAGCCCAAAACTATCTCAAATCAAACAATGACGATTCTTCACTGAGGGATTTTGAAACTTTCACGGCTGAAGACATTTTCAATCAGGCAAAATCTGGTGATGCTGTGGCTTTAAAAATAGTCAGAGAGGTCTATTTCAAATTAGGAAAGCTGCTTGCTGTAATCTGCAGTGCGTTTGACCCGGAAGTCATAATAATTTCAGGCGGTGTTTCAAAGGCAGGAGATTTGCTTTTGGATATAATTAAGGAAGGTTTCAGCGAAGTTGCATTT
- a CDS encoding DEAD/DEAH box helicase, whose amino-acid sequence MASKEITKTWWGEKWLDALKGVYYTNRIGRGKTYANTGRVYDILINDNLALAKVRGNYKSFYNVSVEFRQFSQSEKNTIIKTIYENPQITSALLNRKLPVELYDLITKEGVNVFPASHNDIKTSCNCPDYAPICKHIAGLVYMIALEIDKDPFLIFKLQGLDLLDVMNFEVEEESIDDICELFRHEDSESENELDFSKIPNLHLQIFELLDDNPVFYAKNFKAILDNIYKSRERYLKKRVLGYSHFGYGSHYEYYTRVDFEHDGFNGSEEEYDSWLESIFLERWGMPNQWEDFSINIDDNYAISKIMPGKDTPFSKDKSEGTLFGFFTELSESNISKFNKDIQFLNLVYQFSLELIKNHSLVPELFKSGNAYHIRWIPAIFDKTIRETIDILTRSCPIDLITFKNQKISRKDQIIAAVSLFVKGFDFKYLKHGVAQSIKRNYDENVFKLFFFNPQKFKNEITTPESINQWLSKFNINSRDYDLYLHIEESERGFNVDVKVNDSLENINDVIDTTENKLLKTNLLKDIYIINEIYPRFDESLTLNENLELNLDDFTNFFLNTLPLFEVMGLKIILPKNLQKIFKPKLKLNITQTQNEDKYITFKDLTKFDWKVAIGNTTCTPDEFRQLAEKSKGLVKIANEFVMLDEREVKSLIKQIDRLPEKLNRHDLLKGILSGEILDMDVEIEGNFDKLVENITKVNDINVPDNINAKLRHYQETGYSWLVQNINTGFGSILADDMGLGKTLQVLTTIQYLKEQGHLEKEHVLVIAPTSLLTNWQEEIRRFTPDLTSYIFHGTARRFTKKKYDIYLTSYGVIRSDINKFKKQKWFLCVVDEAQNIKNPNTKQTKAIKSIKAKHKIAMSGTPVENRMSEYWSIFDFTNKGYLSSLKSFRKNYIVPIEREKNQDTLENFKQITKPFILRRLKSDKNIIKDLPDKIVSDIYCNLTKEQIALYKETLDASMLEVEENDGIKRKGLVLKMINSLKQICNHPSQFTKSKNASVNESGKMEILMNTLENILQADEKVLIFTQYVKMGEIIQKSIEEKFQEEVLFLHGSLSRKKRDEMIKKFQNRNQNKIFIISLKAGGTGLNLTAAQNVIHYDLWWNPAVENQATDRAYRIGQKKNVMVYRFITKGTFEEKINEMIHSKEELAKLTVGNGETFITEMNTNELKKMLKLRK is encoded by the coding sequence ATGGCAAGCAAAGAGATTACAAAAACATGGTGGGGAGAAAAGTGGCTGGATGCACTTAAAGGAGTGTATTATACCAACCGAATCGGTCGTGGAAAAACCTACGCAAACACAGGCAGAGTATATGACATTTTAATTAATGACAACCTCGCTCTGGCCAAGGTCAGGGGCAATTACAAAAGTTTCTATAATGTCAGTGTTGAATTCCGGCAATTTTCCCAAAGTGAAAAAAATACCATCATTAAAACAATTTATGAAAATCCTCAAATTACCTCAGCGCTTTTAAACCGCAAACTGCCGGTAGAATTGTATGATTTAATCACAAAAGAGGGAGTGAACGTTTTTCCAGCATCACACAACGACATTAAAACATCATGTAACTGTCCCGATTATGCTCCCATCTGCAAACACATTGCAGGCCTGGTTTATATGATAGCACTGGAAATAGATAAGGACCCGTTTCTGATTTTTAAACTTCAGGGCCTTGATTTGCTGGATGTGATGAATTTTGAAGTTGAGGAGGAAAGCATCGATGATATCTGCGAACTGTTCAGGCATGAGGACAGCGAATCTGAAAATGAACTGGATTTTTCCAAAATTCCCAATCTTCACCTGCAAATTTTTGAGCTTCTGGATGACAATCCCGTTTTTTATGCTAAAAACTTTAAAGCAATTCTTGACAACATCTATAAGTCCCGTGAGAGATATCTTAAAAAAAGAGTACTTGGTTATTCACATTTTGGTTATGGGAGTCATTACGAATATTACACACGAGTTGATTTTGAACATGATGGATTTAACGGCAGCGAAGAGGAATATGACAGCTGGCTTGAAAGCATTTTTCTTGAAAGATGGGGAATGCCAAACCAATGGGAAGATTTTTCCATAAACATTGACGATAACTATGCCATTTCCAAAATAATGCCCGGAAAAGATACGCCTTTCAGCAAAGATAAAAGTGAAGGCACACTATTCGGATTTTTCACAGAATTAAGTGAAAGCAACATCTCAAAATTCAACAAAGATATTCAATTTTTAAATCTGGTTTACCAATTCAGTTTAGAGTTAATAAAAAACCATTCTTTAGTTCCGGAACTGTTCAAATCAGGAAATGCATACCATATCAGATGGATTCCTGCGATTTTTGATAAAACCATCCGTGAAACAATTGATATTTTAACAAGGTCATGTCCAATTGACTTGATTACATTTAAAAATCAAAAGATTTCACGAAAAGACCAGATTATAGCTGCAGTTAGTTTATTTGTCAAGGGATTTGACTTTAAATATTTAAAACATGGTGTTGCACAGTCTATTAAAAGAAATTATGATGAAAATGTGTTTAAGCTGTTCTTTTTTAATCCTCAAAAATTTAAAAATGAAATTACAACACCAGAATCAATAAATCAATGGCTGTCAAAGTTCAATATCAATTCAAGGGATTATGATTTGTATTTGCACATTGAAGAGTCTGAGAGAGGATTTAATGTTGACGTTAAAGTAAATGACAGTCTGGAAAACATCAATGATGTCATTGACACAACAGAAAACAAACTTCTTAAAACAAACTTGCTCAAAGATATCTATATCATCAATGAAATTTATCCCAGATTCGATGAAAGTCTTACTTTAAATGAAAATCTAGAGTTAAATTTAGATGACTTTACTAATTTCTTTTTAAATACTTTACCATTATTTGAAGTAATGGGTCTTAAAATTATTTTACCTAAAAACCTTCAAAAAATATTCAAACCAAAACTGAAACTGAACATTACGCAAACGCAAAACGAGGACAAATACATAACTTTCAAGGATCTGACAAAATTCGACTGGAAAGTTGCAATAGGAAACACAACCTGTACACCAGATGAATTCAGACAACTTGCAGAAAAATCAAAAGGTCTTGTAAAAATAGCAAACGAATTTGTAATGCTTGATGAGCGAGAAGTGAAATCGCTCATCAAACAAATAGACAGGCTTCCCGAAAAATTAAACCGGCACGACCTCCTTAAAGGAATTTTAAGTGGGGAAATTCTGGACATGGATGTTGAAATTGAAGGAAACTTCGACAAACTGGTTGAAAATATAACAAAAGTAAATGACATCAATGTTCCAGACAACATAAATGCCAAATTAAGGCACTATCAGGAAACAGGTTACTCCTGGCTGGTTCAAAACATCAATACAGGATTTGGAAGCATTCTAGCAGATGATATGGGACTTGGAAAAACACTGCAGGTTCTAACAACAATCCAATACCTGAAAGAACAGGGTCATCTTGAAAAAGAACATGTTTTGGTCATTGCACCAACAAGCCTGCTTACAAACTGGCAAGAAGAAATCAGAAGATTCACACCTGATTTGACATCATATATTTTCCATGGAACCGCACGACGTTTTACAAAAAAGAAATATGACATTTATCTGACCTCTTACGGAGTAATCAGAAGCGACATAAACAAATTCAAAAAGCAGAAATGGTTTTTATGTGTAGTTGATGAAGCGCAGAATATCAAAAATCCGAATACCAAACAGACAAAAGCGATAAAATCAATCAAAGCCAAACACAAAATCGCAATGTCAGGAACTCCTGTTGAAAACAGAATGTCTGAATATTGGAGCATCTTTGATTTTACAAACAAGGGTTATCTTTCAAGTCTGAAAAGCTTCAGGAAAAATTATATCGTTCCAATTGAAAGAGAAAAAAATCAGGACACACTGGAAAACTTCAAACAGATTACCAAACCATTTATCCTGAGGCGTCTTAAAAGTGATAAAAACATTATTAAAGACCTGCCTGATAAAATAGTCAGTGACATCTACTGTAACCTAACTAAAGAGCAGATTGCACTTTACAAAGAGACACTGGATGCATCAATGCTGGAAGTAGAAGAAAACGATGGAATTAAACGGAAAGGATTGGTTTTAAAAATGATAAACTCCCTAAAGCAAATCTGCAACCACCCTTCACAGTTTACCAAAAGCAAAAACGCAAGCGTCAACGAATCCGGCAAAATGGAGATACTTATGAACACCCTGGAAAATATTCTTCAAGCAGACGAAAAAGTCCTGATATTTACCCAATATGTTAAAATGGGAGAAATAATTCAAAAATCTATTGAAGAGAAATTTCAAGAAGAAGTTCTGTTTTTACACGGATCACTTTCACGTAAAAAAAGGGATGAAATGATTAAAAAGTTCCAAAACAGAAATCAAAATAAAATATTCATCATATCCCTTAAAGCTGGAGGAACAGGATTAAACCTAACAGCAGCCCAAAATGTCATTCATTATGATTTATGGTGGAATCCCGCAGTTGAAAATCAGGCTACAGACAGGGCATATAGAATTGGACAGAAAAAAAATGTGATGGTTTACAGATTCATTACAAAGGGAACTTTTGAAGAGAAAATCAACGAAATGATTCATTCAAAAGAGGAACTGGCTAAATTAACCGTTGGAAACGGAGAGACATTCATCACAGAAATGAATACCAACGAGTTGAAAAAGATGTTAAAATTAAGAAAATAA